GGGAACCGGCGCAGAATAATTATACACCGCAATGACTGACCTTCCGACAGGCATTTATTGAGCGCCTACTATTATTTTCCAAACACTGCACTGGGTGCTGCTGCCCAAGTGAGAATGACCAATGAAGGCTGACTCTGAACGCCCAGAAATGTGTCTCTGCGGCCCGCCTCAGTATCCCCCATGCCTAATACATCTCCCTATTGTGGGACCACTGATTGCAGCTGTCAGGAAAGTATTCTTGAGACTATGTTGCAACTTAGTAAGTTCATTCAAGTAGCAGAGGGACAGGACTTGTAGGCACAAACTACTTTTGCTGTATGAAGCTGGTGGTTATATGCTAAGTGTTCCAGGCATAGGAGCCGTTCAGGGAGTAATAGATCATAAATGTCTTCTTGGAATTTCTAGTCCTAAGGCTGCTTTCGCCAAGATTACTCCGTTGCTTATCCTTCAGCTCTCTATTAACTGTCTTTGAGATGTACAGGCAATCatgagaccctttaagaatgtagCAGCCAGTCCTTATTTGATCCTTATCAAAACTATGCAGGTTACAGATCAGCTTTCGGGGCtaaagatgaacatttttctgcttgtATCCCTTCTCATCCCGCAGGTAAATGGAGATCAAACGGCAGAGAGAAGATAAACCGGTCCCTGCCCTCTGAAGCAAGGCGGGGAGAGGAAGGGCCGGCGGGGGCCAGTAGAGGGCGCTGTGGGAGCGGCGGAGGGCGCGGCGGGGGCCAGTAGAGGGCGCTGTGCGAGCGGCGGAGGGCGCGGCGGGGGCCGGGGCACAACTGCAAGCGCCGCGCTCATCTTCCCGCCGGCCGGCTACATGGCGGCGGCGGGCGCTGGGCCCGGGCCGGGAGCGCCCCCGGGGCTAGAGGCAGCTCTGCAGAAGCTCGCGCTGCGGCGAAAGAAGGTGCTGAGCGCCGAGGAGATGGAATTGTACGAGCTGGCGCAGGCGGCGGGCGGTGCCATCGACCCCGACGTGTTCAAGTGAGCGCGCGCGGGCGGGAGTGTGCGCTCGTCCCACCCCCAGAcgcccctgctctccctctcttcgCCCCGGGCCTTTGGTCTGGAGGATACCTCCCGCCCTTTTCGGACCCCTTTGGGTGCCCGGAGTAGAATCGGTGTCCTGAGGGAGGTGGCCCTCCTAGGCCCCGAGCGAGGGGAGCTCACTGCCCACCACCTTGTGTTCTCTCCAGGATCTTGGTGGACCTGCTGAAGCTGAATGTGGCTCCCCTCGCCGTCTTCCAGATGCTCAAATCCATGTGTGCTGGGCAGAG
This DNA window, taken from Mustela erminea isolate mMusErm1 chromosome 13, mMusErm1.Pri, whole genome shotgun sequence, encodes the following:
- the MZT2B gene encoding mitotic-spindle organizing protein 2B isoform X1, whose translation is MAAAGAGPGPGAPPGLEAALQKLALRRKKVLSAEEMELYELAQAAGGAIDPDVFKILVDLLKLNVAPLAVFQMLKSMCAGQRLAGEAQDPTSVSLPTSSVPETRGRNKGSAALSGGPALAERGGREGSSQRMPRQPSATRLPKGGGPGKSPTRSST